One region of Citrus sinensis cultivar Valencia sweet orange chromosome 6, DVS_A1.0, whole genome shotgun sequence genomic DNA includes:
- the LOC102607165 gene encoding probable serine/threonine-protein kinase PBL7, which yields MGFSQDTYSKSSQHNELYASSIVSDNYCEYKVYNKHYNELKIKTLLRKMIWDFGLSCFLPSLSNNHNNRINDDDEKSKGSNLEHNKAWLLAESGGAELTSTDPQSVHSSFRFSLCSQVELESMNIGASASATVLMVNLENGLCDSRAQELKWRKIQSLERSISPVANSLIRLSYGEILAATHNFSKGRVLGRGALSFVFKGKVGLLRTSVAIKRLDKEDKESSKAFCRELMIASSLHHPNIVPLVGFCIDPEQGLFLIYKYVSGGSLERHLHEKKKGVRGNSTLPWSVRYKVALGIAESVAYLHNGTERCVVHRDIKPSNILLSSKKIPKLCDFGLATWTSAPSVPFLCKTVKGTFGYLAPEYFQHGKVSDKTDVYAFGVVLLELLTGRKPIEARRLQGEENLVLWAKPILHRGMAAVEELLDPRLKCTSRNSAQIARVIQAAAACISSEESRRPGIDEIIAILRGEEELIYCTWKKHNFSGIIDCYPQLQQTKSEMKSHLALAMLGVSEFEEDDHLYCR from the exons ATGGGTTTTTCCCAAGACACTTACTCTAAAAGCTCGCAACATAATGAGTTGTATGCTTCCTCTATTGTTTCAGATAATTACTGTGAGTACAAGGTCTATAACAAGCATTATAATGAgctaaaaatcaaaactttattgagaaaaatgaTCTGGGATTTTGGTTTATCATGTTTCTTGCCTTCTCTCAGCAATAATCACAACAATCGCATTAACGACGATGATGAGAAGAGTAAAGGTAGCAACCTGGAGCATAACAAGGCTTGGTTGCTTGCTGAGTCAGGAGGGGCAGAGTTGACAAGTACTGATCCACAATCAGTTCACTCTTCTTTCAGGTTTAGTCTCTGCTCTCAGGTTGAGCTTGAGTCCATGAACATTGGCGCTTCTGCTTCTGCTACTGTGTTAATGGTGAATTTGGAAAATGGGTTGTGTGATTCTCGTGCCCAAGAGCTCAAATGGAGAAAGATTCAGTCTCTTGAGAGGAGTATTTCTCCAGTGGCCAATTCTTTGATCAGGCTTAGCTATGGTGAAATTCTTGCAGCTActcataatttttctaaag GTAGAGTTTTAGGAAGAGGAGCTTTGAGTTTTGTGTTTAAGGGTAAAGTTGGGCTTTTGAGAACTTCAGTGGCTATTAAGAGATTAGACAAAGAAGATAAGGAGTCTTCAAAAGCATTTTGTAGAGAACTGATGATTGCTAGTTCTCTTCACCATCCAAATATTGTTCCTCTTGTGGGATTTTGCATTGATCCAGAACAGGGTTTGTTCTTGATATACAAGTATGTTTCTGGTGGTAGCTTAGAGCGCCATTTACATG agaagaagaaaggagTAAGAGGTAATTCGACATTGCCTTGGTCTGTTAGGTATAAGGTTGCCCTTGGAATTGCAGAATCAGTGGCATATCTGCACAATGGAACTGAAAGATGTGTTGTTCATAGAGACATTAAGCCCTCAAACATTCTCCTTTCTTCCAAGAAAATACCTAAG TTATGTGATTTTGGATTAGCTACTTGGACTTCTGCACCTTCAGTTCCTTTCCTCTGCAAAACTGTTAAGGGAACATTTGG TTACTTGGCTCCTGAGTACTTCCAACATGGAAAAGTATCCGATAAGACTGATGTTTATGCATTTGGTGTGGTACTGTTGGAACTGCTAACTGGACGAAAGCCGATTGAAGCAAGGAGGCTTCAAGGAGAAGAGAACTTGGTCCTGTGG GCAAAACCAATTCTGCATAGAGGAATGGCAGCGGTTGAAGAGTTGCTAGATCCGCGGCTCAAATGCACTTCGAGAAATTCAGCTCAAATAGCCCGGGTGATTCAAGCTGCAGCTGCCTGCATTAGCAGTGAAGAATCTCGAAGGCCTGGtattgatgaaattattgCCATACTTAGAGGGGAAGAAGAGTTAATTTACTGTACTTGGAAAAAGCACAATTTTTCTGGAATTATTGATTGTTACCCCCAGttacaacaaacaaaaagTGAGATGAAGAGCCACTTAGCTTTGGCAATGCTAGGAGTTTCGGAGTTTGAGGAGGATGATCACCTTTACTGTCGTTGA